Genomic DNA from Alphaproteobacteria bacterium:
CTCACCCGCTCCCTTTGGTCGCGACCTCTCCCACAAGGGGAGAGGTAAAAAAAAGCCTTCTTTTGGAGGACTTTTGGTAAAAAATTGTTTTCGCTTCTTAGAAATAAATTGCGGAGTGTGAAAGCGGGATAGTTAAAAATGGGCTTAATTTCATTTTTTGTCCCGTAGATTGAGTCTCTTCCTACATGAACGAAGAATGAGGCTCTATTAACCTAAATGGAAAATGTTATAGTCGATAGACTTGAGGAGTAGACAAGAAACAACGAACGAAGTGTATCCCTATATACATGAGTGAGGCGTGACGATGTATCCTCCCAATGGCTATTATCGACTATATAACTTATTCAGTCGTCCAACCGCCATCAATAGAATAAGACGCACCCGTTATTTGGGCGGCTTCCTCACGTGCTAAGAAAACACATAATTCGCCTATATCATGAGGTGTTGCGCATTTTTGAGAGGGTTGTTTTTCTGACACCATATCCAGTAAAGCTTGATCAAATGAAACGCCTAAAGTTTTTGCTTTATCATCAACTTGTTTGCGCATTAAAGGCGTATCTACCCAACCTGGGCAGATGGCATTACAGGTTATATTAACAGTTGCTGTTTCAAGCGCTATGACCTTTGTAAGACCGATGATGCCATGTTTAGATGCGACATAGGCAGATTTATTTTTAGAAGCAACAAGTCCATGCGCTGAGGCTATGTTAATGATACGCCCCCATCCTTTTTCTTTCATAATCGGAATTGTATGTCTGATCGTATGAAAAGCGCTTGTTAAATTAATAGCAATAATCGCATCCCATTTTTCAGGTGGAAAATCTTCTATTTTTTCAGTATATTGAATGCCCGCATTGTTCACTAAAACATCAATACAGCCAAAAGATGATTTGGCCGTCTTTATCATTTCATCAATTTGATCTGCTTTGGATAAATCACAGGCTGAATATAATGTTTTAATCGCATATGTGTCTGTTAAATATTTCTGTTGCGCTTCAATGTCAGCGATATTGCCAAAACCATTTAATATAATATTGTATTTTTGGCGTGCAAAGGATTCAGCAATGCCCGCACCAATGCCACTTGTTGATCCAGTTATAAGTGCTGTTTTTGACATTTGCTTCTCCCTAATTTTTTAAACATATAATAAATTAATTTTATGCCCTGACAAAAAATGAGCCAAGAAATAACGCGCGGTGCGTATTTTTCATACGTAAGAAAGGAATGACGACGTATCCGCATGAAGTTAATTTATTATAAAATCCCCCCTAAATAAATTTAGAGGGGACCTTTGACTAAATCTAATCCAACTTCTTAGTGATGGATACGATGGTTTCTTTTATGTTGTTTTTTCATGCGTTCATGATGTTTTTTAGCTTTATGATGATGTGCTGCTTTAGCTAAATCATGTTTTGCTTTCAACATTTCTTTGTGGTGATGGTGCATCATCTTTTGATGATGGTGCATCTTCACTTTATGATTTTTGTGATGTCGATGGTGCATTTTATGGTGATGCATTTTATGTTTATGCATAACAACATGATCGTGACCAGCCGCTTGCATAAGCATGTCATGCTCGCTTTGATGTACGCGTGGTGATAATGCGTTTACGTCTGTTGTTATTAGGCTTGGCGTCGCTATTATTAAAGCTAAAGCACCAAGCGTTAAAATGAACTTTCTCATAGATTCCTCCCTATTTTTATTCCTTACTATAATTATGATACCTGTTTAAAGATTAATAAAGAGTAAAGAGATTCAATCAATAAAAAGTGTTTTGAAACGTTCAATTTTTCAGTCTTGACACATCGCTTTACCTTGCCTTAACGTCCTTAATAAAAGAGAGGCATAATGGAAAAAAATTCTCAAGACAACCAAAATAAAATTGCTGCACTAAAAGAAAAGCTCAAAAAATTGCAGCCTCAAAAAAATACGCGTAATTTTTATGATGATGATCGTAAAATGCTAGGAATTGCAGCACGTATTGGGCTTGAAATTGTTATTGCTCTTGTCGTTGGCGTAGGGATAGGATATTCCCTCGATAAATTATTTTCAACAAAACCGATTTTTTTGTTACTTTTTGCTTTATTTGGAATCGCAGCTGGGGTATTAAATATCTATCGTCTTGTTAAGGGGAATGAATATGGCTCTGGATACAAAAATGATGATAAAAAAGACTAAAAGAATAAAAAAGAGGATCGCACAAAAGATCATACGTTTTATGCTTCAAAGGGGGGCGTCGTGTCAGGACCATTACATCAATTCGAAGTAAAACCATTGATTAATACGCCAATGACTATTGGTGGTTATGATTTTTACTTTACAAACTCCTCTCTTTTTATGGTTTTAGCCGTTTTAGTTTCCGTTCTATTTGTTCGCTTTGGTATGCGTTCTAAATCACTTATCCCAGGTCGAATGCAATCTATGGTCGAACTTACACACGATATGGTTGCGAATTTAATGAAGGAAAATATTGGAGATGAGGGTAAAAAATATTTCCCCTTTATCTTTACACTTTTTATTTTCGTTCTTTTCGGCAATCTTTTGGGTATGGTTCCTTATGGCTTTACGTTTACAAGTCATATTATCGTTACTTTTGCGCTCGC
This window encodes:
- a CDS encoding AtpZ/AtpI family protein: MEKNSQDNQNKIAALKEKLKKLQPQKNTRNFYDDDRKMLGIAARIGLEIVIALVVGVGIGYSLDKLFSTKPIFLLLFALFGIAAGVLNIYRLVKGNEYGSGYKNDDKKD
- a CDS encoding F0F1 ATP synthase subunit A, with amino-acid sequence MSGPLHQFEVKPLINTPMTIGGYDFYFTNSSLFMVLAVLVSVLFVRFGMRSKSLIPGRMQSMVELTHDMVANLMKENIGDEGKKYFPFIFTLFIFVLFGNLLGMVPYGFTFTSHIIVTFALAFFIFVTVTIIAFAKHGTHFFRFFLPEGIPFYIIPIFVPIEIISYFTRPISLSVRLFANMLAGHTLIKVMAIFTISMGALGILPLLFNTLMIGFEIFVAVLQAYIFTLLSCLYLNDAVHMH
- a CDS encoding 3-hydroxybutyrate dehydrogenase; the protein is MSKTALITGSTSGIGAGIAESFARQKYNIILNGFGNIADIEAQQKYLTDTYAIKTLYSACDLSKADQIDEMIKTAKSSFGCIDVLVNNAGIQYTEKIEDFPPEKWDAIIAINLTSAFHTIRHTIPIMKEKGWGRIINIASAHGLVASKNKSAYVASKHGIIGLTKVIALETATVNITCNAICPGWVDTPLMRKQVDDKAKTLGVSFDQALLDMVSEKQPSQKCATPHDIGELCVFLAREEAAQITGASYSIDGGWTTE